Proteins encoded by one window of Panicum virgatum strain AP13 chromosome 7N, P.virgatum_v5, whole genome shotgun sequence:
- the LOC120681804 gene encoding protein COFACTOR ASSEMBLY OF COMPLEX C SUBUNIT B CCB4, chloroplastic-like, translating into MELGRGIVSAPLPQPALRKARAPRLGRRLTFGPFSPPLPLSDVREHGCCISRALRPRQEWVEGWVRSNDTFVRGLPILVGGASLVAVLLNRAVSGIAAVADASSSQSRADILTLSLSVTDILAGLVWLSIRPKSISPVVPRGVECKRVGPGVSTSALHELLWSWDSLTTATCCKSLVVVYGGNCILQIGVAAGSPEDGNAVTVDTQKFIQGSLYKSAMESKKQSYLANLALYPGRSELPFLPSNTQALILQPIGDKGIAIVGGDTIRGFTSTDQAWIAMIADKLDATLSKSYHS; encoded by the exons ATGGAGCTGGGCAGAGGCATTGTCTCAGCCCCACTCCCGCAGCCAGCGCTGCGGAAGGCGCGCGCCCCCCGCCTCGGCCGCCGGCTTACCTTCGGACCCTTCTCACCGCCGCTACCGCTTTCTGACGTG CGAGAGCACGGGTGCTGCATCAGCAGGGCGCTGCGGCCGCGGCAGGAGTGGGTGGAGGGCTGGGTCCGGAGCAACGACACGTTCGTCCGTGGCCTGCCCatcctcgtcggcggcgcctCCCTCGTCGCCGTCCTCCTCAACCGTGCCGTTTCCGGAATTGCAGCCGTCGCTGACGCCTCCAG TTCGCAGTCCAGGGCCGATATTTTAACCCTTTCTCTATCCGTAACTGACATTCTTGCCGGACTCGTGTGGCTGTCCATCCGTCCGAAATCCATTTCTCCG GTGGTTCCTCGAGGTGTCGAATGCAAACGAGTTGGTCCTGGTGTGTCAACTTCTGCACTTCACGAACTACTTTG gtcatGGGATTCCCTCACTACTGCAACTTGTTGCAAATCATTGGTTGTTGTGTATGGAGGTAATTGCATTCTTCAAATCGGTGTTGCTGCGGGATCTCCAGAAGATGGTAATGCAGTTACTGTGGATACACAAAAGTTCATCCAGGGCTCTCTTTACAAAAGTGCAATGGAATCCAAGAAGC AATCTTATCTGGCAAACCTTGCTCTGTATCCTGGGAGGTCTGAGTTGCCCTTCTTGCCTTCTAACACACAG GCACTAATATTACAACCAATTGGTGATAAAGGAATTGCAATTGTTGGTGGTGACACTATAAGAGGGTTCACTAGTACTGATCAG GCATGGATTGCAATGATCGCAGACAAGTTGGATGCAACGTTGTCGAAGTCTTATCACTCTTGA